In the genome of Chryseobacterium oryzae, one region contains:
- a CDS encoding beta-ketoacyl-[acyl-carrier-protein] synthase family protein, which produces MENRVVITGMGIYSCIGTSLEEVKESLYQGKSGIVLDENRKEFGFRSGLTGVVPKPDLKNLLGRRQRISMGEESEYAYIATLDALKQANITQEFLDENEVGILYGNDSVSQAVVESIDIAREKKDTTLMGSGAIFKSMNSTVTMNLSTIFKLRGINLTISAACASGSHSLGLAFMMIKNGFQDMIICGGAQETNKYSMASFDGLGVFSVRENEPTKASRPFDSGRDGLIPSGGAATLIVESLESAQKRGANIIAEIVGYGFSSNGGHISTPNVDGPALAMNRALQQSGLQVKDIDYINAHATSTPIGDANEAKAIYEIFGDEVPVSSTKSMTGHECWMAGASEVIYSILMMENDFVAPNINLENPDEEAQKINLISETKNQKIDVFLSNSFGFGGTNSALIVKKFE; this is translated from the coding sequence ATGGAAAACAGGGTTGTGATTACCGGAATGGGAATTTATTCCTGCATAGGAACTTCTTTGGAAGAGGTGAAAGAATCTCTCTATCAGGGCAAATCCGGTATTGTTTTAGACGAAAACAGAAAAGAATTTGGCTTCCGCTCGGGTCTTACCGGCGTGGTTCCGAAGCCTGATCTCAAAAACCTTCTCGGCAGAAGACAGCGCATCAGTATGGGTGAAGAAAGCGAGTATGCTTACATCGCTACGCTCGATGCATTGAAACAGGCTAATATCACGCAGGAATTTTTAGATGAGAATGAGGTGGGTATTTTATATGGAAATGACAGTGTTTCTCAGGCAGTTGTAGAGTCTATCGACATTGCAAGAGAAAAAAAAGACACAACACTCATGGGCTCGGGAGCAATTTTCAAGTCGATGAATTCTACTGTTACGATGAATCTTTCAACCATTTTTAAATTAAGAGGGATTAATCTTACCATCAGTGCAGCTTGTGCAAGCGGTTCTCACTCGTTAGGTCTTGCTTTTATGATGATTAAAAATGGCTTTCAGGATATGATTATCTGTGGCGGAGCACAGGAAACCAACAAATATTCGATGGCGAGCTTTGATGGGCTGGGCGTTTTTTCTGTTCGTGAAAATGAGCCTACAAAAGCATCAAGACCTTTCGATTCTGGAAGAGATGGTTTAATTCCCAGCGGTGGTGCTGCAACTTTAATTGTTGAAAGTTTAGAATCTGCTCAAAAAAGAGGAGCCAATATTATTGCAGAAATTGTCGGCTACGGATTTTCTTCCAACGGCGGTCATATCTCTACTCCTAATGTAGATGGTCCTGCTTTGGCCATGAACAGAGCATTGCAACAATCTGGTTTGCAGGTGAAAGATATTGATTATATTAATGCTCACGCTACGTCTACCCCAATTGGGGATGCTAATGAAGCAAAAGCAATCTACGAAATTTTCGGTGATGAAGTTCCCGTAAGTTCTACAAAATCAATGACGGGGCACGAGTGTTGGATGGCTGGAGCAAGCGAGGTGATTTATTCTATCCTAATGATGGAGAACGATTTTGTGGCGCCGAATATCAATTTGGAAAATCCTGATGAAGAAGCACAAAAGATAAATTTAATCTCCGAAACCAAAAATCAAAAAATTGACGTATTTTTGTCGAATTCTTTTGGATTTGGCGGAACCAATTCCGCTTTAATCGTTAAAAAATTTGAATAA
- a CDS encoding acyl carrier protein — protein MEKEKIVAIANDFLINEFEVDGDEINNEAHFKKTLGLDSLDYIDLVVVIESNFGVKLGEADFKDIITFDDFYSTIEKKIAEKNA, from the coding sequence ATGGAAAAAGAAAAAATTGTTGCCATTGCAAATGATTTTTTAATCAATGAATTTGAGGTAGATGGAGACGAAATAAATAACGAGGCACACTTCAAAAAAACTTTGGGATTAGACAGTTTAGACTATATAGATTTGGTAGTGGTTATCGAATCTAATTTTGGCGTAAAACTGGGCGAAGCAGATTTTAAAGACATCATCACTTTCGACGATTTCTATTCGACGATTGAGAAAAAAATTGCAGAAAAAAACGCTTAA